The segment GACCCACATACGAGGGGCATTTTGATCTGACAACTATAAGGAAAAAAGATGAGAGAAAGAGAACATGACATTCCACTATTCACTCAAAATAGCACCATTAAATCGAAAATCTGGATATACTGGATATACTGCCGCTAAACCAAAAATGTGTGCCTTTGTGTGCAGATATTTTCAAATGTGCATGACGTTGTACCTGTTAAAATTGCACCATGGAAATCAGCTTTCAGGAGCTTCTGCTGGATCATCTGTGGGTTGCTGTATTCAAAAGAAACAGGCAGCACATTCACGGAGCGTTAGCAAGACTGGAATTGAAATTAGAGGTACCCATGAGCCAGAAATTCTGAAGAGCATCTTCCTAAAATTATTACATGCATCTTACCTTCCTGGTTTCAATCCATTGCATAGGTCCTCAATGTACTGTTTCCATAGCTCATGCAGAGGCAAGAAGAGTTCATATCTAAAATCACATCCATAAACAAAGACACATTATTTTAGTGATAAGCAGAAGTTTTACCAATATAATATAGTGCATGATACAACACTATAAGGTGAAAGAGAGTATAAACATATAATGAAACCTCCAATACAGACTTTTGATGTTCAGGTTTGAGCTGGAATAATTTTAGCCGTCTTCTTTCTTTGGCATTCAGTCCCTTGGCCTTCCTTTTCTTTCCCTTCTTTTTCGGTCTCTTATATTCCAGAACTactgccttgtacaacatcatcTCCTCAATGGTTGCATCTTTCATTTGGGAAAGGCTATTTTTCAGGAACGCTTTGGTGAAGGCCTCTGCTTTCGTACTATCTGAAGACTGTGAAAAGTGACATTCAGAATCTTATTTGACAAGTCTGTAAAGTTCCCAGAATAACTATACATTATGAAATGCTTAACAGATCATAAATTAGAAAGATGAAAATAAACCATGAAACAGCTTAAGGAACTAATGTTAATGATCACCTCAACTCCCAAAAGAGCGCTTTCCTTTGGTGGGATCCGGGACTCCAGCACTGTGAATGTGAAAACAGATCAAATATAGCATTTATTACGCTTGTccttcattttgttttctttggtaaatgaccataatgttatatttaacaCGATCCAAGATGGTCACaacataatacattaaaaagtataagtttctttctttctttttaatttttcactCAACATTGCATTACTGCCATCTATTGATAACAGATCAGAAACTCTACTTTCTCCTCCTCAGAGTCCCACCAAAAGCTTAACCAGCGCTGCGTGTTAATCTCCTCTGGTTTCGCTTCCAGCAATATTAGATTAATAGGACCATGATCAATATAACAGCACCATCAAACTTACATTCCATAGTTCAAAACACACAGTATCCAAAAAAGCTGCTGCTAGAATCACACGTGCTGACAGGAGTCAGGACATACGAGATGATCACCGATTCAGACCGAAGAAATCGAGCACGCATCATTCATCTCAGAATCACAGTCcaaactaacaaaaaataatactgtGAAAAGGAGGATGTGTTTCTCGATATCTCTTTAAGGGTTATTAAAGATTATTTATGACCATttaatttagcaaaaaaaaaaa is part of the Chanodichthys erythropterus isolate Z2021 chromosome 11, ASM2448905v1, whole genome shotgun sequence genome and harbors:
- the pop4 gene encoding ribonuclease P protein subunit p29 isoform X1 — encoded protein: MELLESRIPPKESALLGVESSDSTKAEAFTKAFLKNSLSQMKDATIEEMMLYKAVVLEYKRPKKKGKKRKAKGLNAKERRRLKLFQLKPEHQKYELFLPLHELWKQYIEDLCNGLKPGSNPQMIQQKLLKADFHGAILTVVRSKCPSYVGLTGILVQEMKHIFKIITKEDKLKVIPKRNSVFSVEIGDFVTHIYGSTFELRSSERSAKKFKVKGTIDL
- the pop4 gene encoding ribonuclease P protein subunit p29 isoform X2, with translation MELLESRIPPKESALLGVESSDSTKAEAFTKAFLKNSLSQMKDATIEEMMLYKAVVLEYKRPKKKGKKRKAKGLNAKERRRLKLFQLKPEHQKYELFLPLHELWKQYIEDLCNGLKPGSNPQMIQQKLLKADFHGAILTVVRSKCPSYVGLTGILVQEMKHIFKIITKEDKLKGKTSL